From a single Pseudalkalibacillus hwajinpoensis genomic region:
- a CDS encoding carbohydrate ABC transporter permease, whose translation MNNVNVPYTVKKEPVVNRFKKNYIGWIFILIAAAGICLFYFYPMVQALLLSFQSGMGANLEFVGLDNYFRLFNDPTFLAALMNTFIYLLIQVPVMIILALFLSVLLNDATLRFRGFFRTAIFLPCVTSLVAYAVIFKYLFGVNGFINQFLLDLSIISEPLNWLSDPLLAKITIIAAITWRWTGYNMIFYLSALQNVDRSMYEAAKMDGASSFQQFFYITIPMLKPIILFTSIISTIGTLQIFDEIMNITNGGPGNATLSISMYIYNLSFKYSPDFGYAATVSYVIVILVILLSLIQFKMAGDEK comes from the coding sequence ATGAACAATGTGAATGTACCATATACAGTGAAAAAAGAGCCAGTTGTTAATCGGTTCAAAAAGAATTATATTGGCTGGATCTTTATTCTGATCGCTGCTGCGGGGATCTGTTTATTTTACTTTTATCCAATGGTCCAGGCCTTACTTCTCTCCTTCCAGTCTGGAATGGGAGCCAATCTGGAGTTTGTTGGTTTAGATAACTATTTCAGGTTATTTAATGATCCAACCTTTTTGGCAGCATTAATGAACACGTTTATTTACTTGCTGATTCAAGTTCCAGTAATGATCATTCTGGCTTTATTCTTATCCGTCCTTTTAAACGATGCAACATTGAGATTCAGAGGATTCTTTCGTACAGCTATCTTTTTACCATGTGTCACCTCTCTTGTTGCCTATGCTGTAATCTTCAAATACCTGTTTGGTGTAAATGGCTTCATTAATCAGTTTCTTCTTGATTTATCGATTATATCTGAACCTCTAAATTGGCTATCCGATCCTCTCCTTGCAAAAATAACGATTATTGCTGCTATTACTTGGAGGTGGACAGGGTACAATATGATTTTCTATTTATCTGCTTTGCAAAATGTAGATCGGTCTATGTATGAAGCTGCAAAAATGGATGGGGCATCAAGCTTTCAACAATTTTTTTACATTACTATCCCGATGTTAAAACCGATTATTTTATTTACTTCCATCATTTCAACAATCGGAACGCTGCAAATTTTTGATGAGATTATGAACATCACGAATGGTGGACCAGGGAATGCAACTCTTTCCATCTCCATGTACATTTATAATCTTTCCTTTAAATACAGCCCTGATTTCGGGTATGCAGCAACTGTATCCTACGTGATAGTGATCCTGGTCATTCTCTTATCTCTCATTCAATTTAAGATGGCAGGTGATGAAAAATGA
- a CDS encoding carbohydrate ABC transporter permease translates to MRKVKRIGTYLFLSITAIVSIFPFLWMLVSMTNKSVDVTQGRLLPGTHLFENLKVLFESVNMVSALWNSTIVAVITTFLTLLIGSLAGYGFEIYRTQGKDRIFNILLLSMMIPFAAIMIPLYRLFGRVSSSMPFIGIDTLAAVILPTVITAFFIFFFRQNTKMFAKELVEAGRIDGLSELGIFFRIYVPTMKTTYAAAAIIAFMNSWNNYLWPLVVLQSPDKQTIPLLISNLGAGYTPDFGVIMTAIVIATLPTAIVFFLMQKHFVAGMMGSVKG, encoded by the coding sequence ATGAGAAAGGTCAAAAGAATAGGTACATACCTCTTTTTAAGCATTACTGCGATTGTGTCTATTTTTCCATTCTTGTGGATGCTCGTCAGCATGACCAATAAGTCAGTTGATGTGACCCAAGGTCGTTTACTGCCGGGTACTCATTTATTCGAGAATCTTAAAGTATTATTTGAATCCGTCAACATGGTTTCGGCTTTATGGAATTCAACCATCGTCGCCGTAATCACTACCTTTCTAACTCTGTTGATTGGGTCACTTGCCGGTTACGGGTTTGAAATCTATCGAACTCAGGGCAAAGATAGGATATTTAATATTCTTTTGTTATCAATGATGATTCCGTTTGCAGCGATCATGATTCCTTTGTATCGATTATTTGGACGTGTTTCATCATCCATGCCTTTCATTGGGATTGACACCCTAGCGGCGGTGATTCTGCCAACAGTGATAACCGCATTTTTTATCTTTTTCTTTCGTCAGAACACGAAAATGTTTGCAAAAGAATTGGTAGAAGCAGGGAGAATTGATGGATTAAGTGAATTAGGAATCTTTTTCCGCATTTATGTCCCGACAATGAAAACGACGTATGCAGCGGCTGCCATCATTGCTTTTATGAATAGCTGGAATAACTATTTATGGCCATTAGTAGTATTACAATCTCCTGATAAGCAAACCATTCCGTTGCTTATTTCGAATCTTGGTGCCGGTTATACACCGGACTTTGGGGTTATTATGACTGCCATTGTAATTGCAACTCTTCCAACAGCCATTGTGTTCTTCTTGATGCAGAAGCATTTTGTAGCAGGAATGATGGGATCGGTCAAAGGATAA